The genomic segment CATAAATAAAGAAATACTGCAGATATAACGTTGAGTAATCCCTCTATATATAAACTAATTAATTATCTATTTTCATCTTCATATAATTTTGGTTTTTGGCCTAAAATTGAAAGTaataatgattttttaataaattaaatttaaatttatcattaaattttgaataaaaaataattttttaatttttttaatatgattaaaaattgatttttttttattttctagtATTTTCAGTTAGTCCATGAgctatcatatttttatttaacaattatatttatacaataataaataatgttTTGAATTGTTTTTACACCAGCATATATAAAGGCTTTATTTCAAAGTAAAGATTTTATttacgtaaaataattattagttcaaagaaatcataaaaaaaataaaaattaaaggtACAAATGCATATACATATGAAAAAGTTTACAAATATCTATAAATTTTTTGCAAAAAGTCTACGAGCATTGACGAATTTCTATTTACAAATCTGTAAGattttatgaaataaataaaaaaatcagtCAAATCCACGAAAGTCAATCAttcaaaaaatttcataaaattcatTAAATATCTAGATTGAATATACCCCACTTAATTTCATGTCGAAACCACATTACCACAACATCAAAGCCACATCGGAAAAATGAGTAAAATTGCAAAAACCCAAAATATAACGAATTAAGACTGAAATTCGATAACATAAACGAGCAAAATCGTAAAAAGACAAATATATATgactaaaaatacaattttttgcTAAAATCGAACTAAACATAAAATAGAGAATTTAATGTGATTTTCAAAGCATCTTTTACCTAACATGTTGGTGGCAACCTTATTATAAAGTAGCAATATATGCATTCATTTCCTGCCATTTACCTTGGCATGTTTCCACCAATTAATTGCATGGCGGTTGAGCTTTTATTTAAGGGGATTAAAACATTTTTGACTTCATTATCTTGCCCTAAAATTTGGCTTGTCGCCTTATGAATTTTACAGACGGACGATTTTctcaatttaaatttaaaatttaatgacTGATGTTACATGTACAatacaaaaaattcaatttatcaAAATCTCACTATATATTGAATACATAATCTTACGATATTACAGTAAAATCTCGTGATATAATAATTGTAAATATAGCTGTAACGATATATCGGTTGTACGTTTAACattatttaaagtaaattttttttttcttcaaaatttgaATCTTTTTAAGTTTGAGATTGCTAatttcataatattttaaatattttcaccccatttaatttaatataaataatcccCAATTACACTTGTCTCCTAGACATAGCATACACTCGAGCCATGGCTGCCCCATTCTGCCTTTTTTACCCCTATAAAGCATAAACCTTTGCCCATTGTCTCAAGACACACAACATCCTTAATTTTTGAAGATTTGATTgtaatattattattgtttcTGTCTTCCTTCAAGAATTCTTCTTCTTCCACCATCAAATTGACATGCAAATCTCACTCTCCCACCATCTTTACTTCATCCCAATACCCTTAAAAACCAATATGAAATCTCCATTACTAAACCCTAAATCCACTAAAGAAATGGTATGTGTGTCCTCTTCATTCATGTGCCAAGCCCTAAGCAATCCATCTGAAGATACATTGCAAAAAGAACCACCACTTCCATCACCTATGCCACCGTCGTCTCCGAGGTTGTCCATGTTTCCACCGGATTCTTTACAACCTCCTAACTTAACCCTAATTCAAAAGCTTCTCAACTCCGTGCTTAACATGGTGGAGAGATCGGTCGTAATGAAGATGGAAAAGAAACGCCGGTTGAACCGGATGGTTGATCCGGCTGTTCAGCTCGAAGGGAATTTCGCACCGGTTCGAGAGTTCCCGGTTCGCAATGATCTCGAGGTTGTCGGCACCATTCCTAAAACCCTAAGAGGAGTCTACGTTAGAAATGGTGGCAACCCGTTGTTCCCTCCAACCAGTGGCCACCACCTTTTCGACGGTGATGGCATGGTTCATGTAGTCTCCTTGGTGGGGGAAAACCAAGCCACCTATGCTTGCCGTTCACTAGAACAAATAGGTTGGTGCAAGAAGTCGAGTTGGGAAGATCGGTTTTTCCTAAGCCAATCGGTGAGTTGCATGGACACTCGGGCTTGGCTCGGCTCGCCCTTTTCGGCTTTCGGGCAATGGTTGGATTGATCGACACGGCTCGTGGAATCGGTGTAGCTAATGTTAGCTTAATCTACTTCAATGGCCGGCTCTTAGCCATGTCCGAGGACGATCTCCCCTACCAGATCCGTGTTACGGACCACGGCGATCTTGAGACGATTAAACGATACGATTTCAACGGACAATTAAAGGATTCCATGATTGCTCATCCTAAGGTGGACCCTGTCACGGGGGAATTATTCACTTTGAGTTACAATGTACTTTCCAAGCCTCACCTTCGATTCTTCAAATTCGATCCATGCGGCAATAAGTCAAgtgagatagcaatttccatccAACAGTCAACGATGATACATGACTTTGCCATCACGGAGAGTTACATTGTCTTACCGGATCATCAAGTGGTATTCAAGTTATCCGAGATGATTCGAGACAGATCGCCCGTGGTCCACGACCCGAAGAAAATAAGCCGACTTGGTATTTTACCCAAGAATGCTAAAAATGAATCCGAGATTCAATGGATCGATGTCCCAAATTGCTTTTGCTTCCATATGTG from the Primulina eburnea isolate SZY01 chromosome 3, ASM2296580v1, whole genome shotgun sequence genome contains:
- the LOC140828542 gene encoding LOW QUALITY PROTEIN: 9-cis-epoxycarotenoid dioxygenase NCED6, chloroplastic (The sequence of the model RefSeq protein was modified relative to this genomic sequence to represent the inferred CDS: inserted 1 base in 1 codon) gives rise to the protein MQISLSHHLYFIPIPLKTNMKSPLLNPKSTKEMVCVSSSFMCQALSNPSEDTLQKEPPLPSPMPPSSPRLSMFPPDSLQPPNLTLIQKLLNSVLNMVERSVVMKMEKKRRLNRMVDPAVQLEGNFAPVREFPVRNDLEVVGTIPKTLRGVYVRNGGNPLFPPTSGHHLFDGDGMVHVVSLVGENQATYACRXTRTNRLVQEVELGRSVFPKPIGELHGHSGLARLALFGFRAMVGLIDTARGIGVANVSLIYFNGRLLAMSEDDLPYQIRVTDHGDLETIKRYDFNGQLKDSMIAHPKVDPVTGELFTLSYNVLSKPHLRFFKFDPCGNKSSEIAISIQQSTMIHDFAITESYIVLPDHQVVFKLSEMIRDRSPVVHDPKKISRLGILPKNAKNESEIQWIDVPNCFCFHMWNAWEELDGNKDKIVVVINSCMTPVGAMFTSTDDPIVTELTEIRLNLKTCKSTRRVIVSGINLEGGQVNKRRLGMKDRYVYLAITDPWPKSSGMAKVDLTTGHVTKYMYLDKIFGGEPCFVPSDEDEDEEDEGFLMNFVRDEEKETSELVVLKASNMKEIASVKLPARVPYGFHGTFVSSQELEKQAFS